A genomic stretch from Hoplias malabaricus isolate fHopMal1 chromosome 4, fHopMal1.hap1, whole genome shotgun sequence includes:
- the thg1l gene encoding probable tRNA(His) guanylyltransferase, translated as MLRPVALLFGKLRKQKAFHYTLPGYSRVSIMAKSKYEYVRDFETDDTCLKNCYIVVRLDGRNFHKFAEQHNFTKPNDDRALGLMSRSARAVMEDLDDIAIAYGQSDEFSFVFKRSTNWFRRRASKLMTHVASQFSSSYVFYWKEYFGEQPLLYPPGFDGRVVLYPSNRNLRDYLSWRQADCHINNLYNTAFWTLVQKGGLSKIQVEERLNGTLSADKNEMLFSEFNINYNNEAPLHRKGTTLIWQKVDETSTKKVTVPKDGEKEVTYTRTRRKVTAFYCDLIGDSFWNEHPDVLEEDYS; from the exons ATGTTAAGACCCGTTGCTCTGCTGTTTGGAAAGTTAAGAAAGCAAAAGGCGTTCCACTACACTCTGCCCGGCTACAGCAGGGTTAGCATCATGGCTAAGAGCAAGTATGAGTATGTGAGGGACTTTGAGACTGATGACACCTGTTTGAAAAACTGCTACATTGTCGTGCGGCTGGATGGACGAAACTTCCATAA GTTTGCTGAACAACACAATTTTACCAAGCCCAATGATGACCGTGCTTTAGGTCTGATGTCACGTAGTGCCCGCGCAGTAATGGAGGATCTGGATGACATTGCTATAGCGTACGGCCAGAGTGATGAATTTAGCTTTGTCTTTAAAAGATCCACCAATTGGTTCAGAAGAAGGGCAAG CAAGTTAATGACCCATGTGGCATCTCAGTTCTCCTCCAGCTATGTGTTTTATTGGAAAGAGTACTTTGGAGAACAGCCACTGCTCTACCCACcaggatttgatggcagagTGGTCTTATATCCCAGCAACCGTAACCTCAGAGACTACTTAAGCTGGAGACAAGCAGACT GTCACATCAACAACTTGTACAACACAGCTTTTTGGACACTGGTGCAAAAGGGTGGACTCTCTAAAATTCAGGTGGAGGAAAGATTAAAT GGCACTTTGTCTGCAGATAAGAATGAGATGTTGTTTTCGGAGTTTAATATCAATTATAACAATGAGGCTCCACTACACAGAAAAGGCACTACCTTGATTTGGCAAAAG GTTGATGAGACAtcgactaaaaaagtcacagtTCCCAAAGACGGTGAGAAAGAGGTCACTTATACTCGGACGAGGCGAAAAGTCACAGCTTTTTATTGTGACTTAATTGGAGATTCGTTCTGGAATGAGCATCCAGACGTTTTAGAAGAAGACTATAGTTAA